In Oryzias melastigma strain HK-1 unplaced genomic scaffold, ASM292280v2 sc00231, whole genome shotgun sequence, a single window of DNA contains:
- the LOC112139531 gene encoding uncharacterized protein LOC112139531 — MVHLTSILAFLCSFSLISVSLSEFVIVEVQHGGEVSLLCSNLSRFITNIFWFKMDQRSNATKITSMMTAESNATVQEEFRNGRFQMSSNITHVSLNINDVDFSDSGLYFCGSYKNSDAVIFDATYLQVEEMFKLNPVTGILGSVIFVLVMVIIFLIVKVRSFQTASSEQQNRESPESDALNYAALTFKPKAKTNRSPTSETELDQNSFG, encoded by the exons ATGGTGCACTTGACCTCAATACtggcttttctctgcagcttca GTTTGATCTCTGTGTCACTTTCTGAGTTTGTCATCGTAGAGGttcaacatggaggagaagtcTCACTGCTGTGCTCCAACCTCAGCAGATTCATCACCAACATTTTCTGGTTCAAGATGGACCAAAGATCCAACGCCACCAAAATCACATCCATGATGACTGCTGAGTCCAATGCTACAGTACAGGAAGAATTTAGAAATGGGAGATTCCAAATGTCCTCCAACATCACCCATGTTTCTCTGAACATAAATGATGTTGATTTCTCTGATTCTGGACTCTATTTCTGTGGATCCTACAAAAATTCTGACGCTGTTATTTTTGATGCTACCTATTTGCAAGTAGAAG AAATGTTTAAGTTAAACCCAGTGACTGGAATTCTGGGAAGTgtcatttttgttcttgtgaTGGTCATCATCTTTCTGATCGTCAAAGTCCGATCATTTCAAACAG CTTCATCTGAGCAGCAGAACAGAGAG AGCCCAGAATCCGATGCTCTGAACTATGCAGCTCTAACATTCAAGCCTAAAGCTAAAACCAACAGAAGTCCAACATCTGAGACtgaactggaccaaaacagcttTGGATGA
- the LOC112139507 gene encoding signal-regulatory protein beta-2 translates to MASIRCAVFLTVLLSGEMAQTKTSPSSSLRHDTAFLLVKSGEKLILKCFYEDVVDARFYWYKQSLGRKPRLISSSYKYDKEGTFYGEFSNNSRFTLDDKKGTNHLMIENLRESDSATYYCASSYLYNFEFSDGITVSVEDSSLAIQTSVDQSSSENIHTGDSVTLNCTVHTGSCDGEHRVYWFRDSEDSHPGLIYTHGGRNDQCERNNDAQTHSCVYKLPMKNLTESHAGIYYCAVVSCGHILFGNGTKLDLTAEVQNHNYLWSGALFFMSLLSIFLAISVCSMTKSHSKKMSGSSYPHTGSMGLMSAEKMYHAAVCGNLANRSLRLRDPTWSECVYQSMKR, encoded by the exons ATGGCATCCATTCGATGTGCAGTCTTTCTGACAGTTTTGCTGTCTGGTGAAATGG CTCAGACAAAAACCTCACCGTCATCCTCTCTCCGTCATGACACAGCGTTTTTGTTAGTTAAATCTGgagaaaagttgattttgaaatgtttctatGAAGACGTAGTTGATGCTCGATTTTATTGGTATAAACAAAGCTTAGGGCGGAAGCCGAGACTCATTTCTTCCTCATATAAATACGACAAAGAGGGAACATTCTACGGAGAATTCAGCAACAATTCACGTTTCACACTGGATGATAAAAAGGGGACAAATCACCTGATGATTGAAAACCTACGTGAGTCAGATTCAGCAACATATTACTGTGCTAGCAGCTATCTGTACAACTTTGAATTCTCAGATGGTATAACAGTCAGTGTTGAAGATTCTAGTTTAGCCATCCAGACTTCAGTGGATCAGTCGTCTTCTGAGAACATCCACACAGGAGACTCTGTGACTCTGAACTGTACAGTACACACTGGGAGCTGTGATGGAGAACACAGAGTTTACTGGTTCAGAGACTCTGAAGACTCTCATCCAGGACTCATTTACACTCATGGAGGCAGGAATGATCAATGTGAGAGAAACAatgatgcacaaacacacagttgtgTGTACAAGCTGCCCATGAAGAACCTGACTGAGTCTCATGCTGGgatctactactgtgctgttgTCTCATGTGGGCACATACTGTTTGGAAACGGAACCAAACTGGACCTTACAG cTGAAGTCCAGAACCATAATTACCTCTGGAGTGGAGCGCTCTTTTTCATGTCTCTTCTGTCCATTTTCCTGGCGATCTCAGTTTGCTCGATGACTAAATCGCAcagcaaaaaaatgtcag GGTCATCATACCCCCACACAGGTTCCATG GGTCTCATGTCAGCAGAGAAAATGTACCACGCGGCCGTTTGTGGCAACCTGGCAAACAGGTCGCTAAGACTAAGGGATCCCACATGGAGCGAGTGTGTGTACCAAAGCATGAAGCGctga
- the LOC112139530 gene encoding uncharacterized protein LOC112139530 has protein sequence MTPLVFAGCVTCLLLGTVASSWAQKPSASIHFKSVPVGQDLTLKCSHQGTLGVFFFWYKQPLGQKPQLVSIFFDYKKNASFADAFKNDPRFELETNKGINHLKISNVKMSDSATYYCISLHAYALTFLEGYSLLVKNSSSYIQTSVDQSSSENIHPGDSVTLNCTVHTGSCDGEHRVYWFKDSEDSHPGLIYTDGGRNDQCERKNTKTHTCNYDLTMKNLTESHAGIYYCAVASCGNILFGNGTKLELTKGIFLPFVYFLSGALTASMIFLIFYTIHKTKSCKYKATDPQNRSADASGLYGAGDEDLHYAALSHNKTNKSRRQKKDIINESVYSSIKL, from the exons ATGACTCCTCTGGTGTTTGCTGGCTGTGTGACATGTCTGCTCCTGGGTACAGTGG CTTCTTCTTGGGCTCAGAAACCGTCTGCatctatacattttaaatcagttCCTGTGGGTCAGGActtgactttaaaatgttcacatcaAGGCACTCtgggagttttctttttttggtataaACAACCTTTGGGACAGAAACCGCAACTCGTGTCAattttttttgattataaaaaaaatgcatcttttgCGGATGCTTTCAAAAACGATCCACGGTTTGAACTAGAAACAAATAAGGGCATAAACCACTTGAAGATctcaaatgtgaaaatgtctgATTCTGCCACTTACTACTGCATTAGTCTCCATGCTTATGCACTTACATTTTTGGAGGGCTATAGTCTCCTTGTGAAGAACTCTTCATCTTACATCCAAACTTCCGTGGATCAGTCGTCCTCTGAGAACATCCATCCAGGAGACTCTGTGACTCTGAACTGTACAGTACACACTGGGAGCTGTGATGGAGAACACAGAGTTTACTGGTTCAAAGACTCTGAAGACTCTCATCCAGGACTCATTTACACGGATGGAGGCAGGAATGATCAGTGTGAGagaaagaacacaaaaacacacacctgTAATTATGATCTGACCATGAAGAACCTGACTGAGTCTCATGCTGGgatctactactgtgctgttgCCTCATGTGGAAACATACTGTTTGGAAACGGGACCAAACTGGAACTAACAA AAgggatttttcttccatttgtgTATTTCCTGAGTGGAGCTCTGACAGCCTCAATGATCTTCTTGATATTTTACACAATACACAAGACAAAGAGCTGCAAATACAAGG CAACAGATCCTCAGAACAGGTCCGCTGATGCTTCAGGACTTTATGGAGCG GGAGATGAGGACCTCCATTACGCTGCTTTAAGCCACAATAAGACCAATAAATCAAGAAGACAGAAGAAAGACATCATCAATGAATCTGTGTACTCCAGCATAAAACTGTAG
- the LOC118598233 gene encoding uncharacterized protein LOC118598233 — protein MRSDGDLLSVYIGDSVTLPCSFASSSKHLSWYQQRVGKQPQIISSIYKRSNSNSFYKPFNNRRFSVHTGGELYSLSISDVQNSDSAMYYCGHTSITITEFDRGTFLMMNVWLSDSSCRSLIQEPDWDSTLNCTLLTGTSEEEGRVYWFLQESGGFSWGSVDMQSGSSSESGSAHHSCDFTSPQRSASDGGTSLCAVAACGHILRLHAGEKQSAPPSVLMLCAAAALTVSAIFNILFICVFCMKCRRKHPEGSQHQSEVTADSQNQDSPAVQYVALDFKLRRQTSRIRRSTEESVYSAVRGSH, from the exons ATGCGGAGCG ATGGAGACCTGCTCTCCGTTTACATTGGAGACAGCGTGACTTTGCCTTGTTCTTTCGCCTCCAGCAGCAAACATCTAAGCTGGTACCAGCAGAGAGTCGGGAAGCAGCCTCAGATCATCTCCTCCATCTATAAACGTTCAAACTCCAACAGCTTCTACAAGCCGTTTAACAACAGACGCTTTTCAGTTCATACAGGAGGAGAGCTCTACAGTCTGAGCATCTCTGATGTCCAGAACTCAGACTCTGCCATGTATTACTGTGGACACACCAGCATCACCATCACAGAGTTTGACAGAGGAACCTTTCTGATG ATGAACGTCTGGTTGTCAGATTCCAGTTGCAGGTCGTTGATCCAGGAGCCAGACTGGGACTCGACGCTGAACTGCACGCTGCTAACTGGAACCAGTGAAGAGGAAGGCAGAGTTTATTGGTTCCTGCAGGAGTCTGGAGGCTTCAGCTGgggaagcgtggacatgcagtcaggcagcagcagTGAGAGCGGCTCTGCACATCACAGCTGCGACTTCACTTCACCACAGAGGAGCGCGTCTGATGGCGGGACGTCCCTCTGCGCCGTGGCTGCATGTGGACACATCCTGAGGCTGCATGCTGGAG AGAAACAGAGCGCCCCTCCCTCTGTGCTGATGCTCTGTGCGGCTGCAGCTCTGACCGTGTCCGCCATTTTCAACATCCTCTTTATCTGTGTTTTCTGCATGAAGTGCAGAAGAAAACATCCTGAAG GGTCACAGCATCAGTCAGAGGTCACCGCTGACAGTCAG AATCAGGATTCTCCCGCTGTTCAGTACGTCGCTCTGGACTTCAAACTGAGACGACAGACGAGCCGCATACGGAGGAGCACCGAGGAGAGCGTGTACTCTGCAGTCAGAGGATCACACTGA
- the LOC112139514 gene encoding uncharacterized protein LOC112139514: MKECCICEFQTVEVQSGEDVTLLCFNLTKDPSQTDWFRVVNSSKVSCISSMFGSGGDPSLCRGFEGGKFAMSSNNSFVSLKISGVNESDSGLYFCGFYVNKHTIIGDVTQLIIKGKILIMSDLFLCINLRMSSMILHYRREHASMDLLTVILAALTVLLSAVIVVLAVKFRKLLTAVRKEEENTKNRDSDDLNYAALSFQQKAKRGGRSPSERELQPHVLYAATR; encoded by the exons ATGAAGGAAT GCTGCATCTGTGAGTTTCAGACTGTGGAGGTCCAGTCTGGTGAAGATGTCACTCTGCTCTGCTTTAACTTAACCAAAGATCCTTCTCAGACTGACTGGTTCAGAGTGGTCAACAGCTCCAAAGTCAGCTgtatctcctccatgtttggttCTGGTGGTGATCCTTCACTCTGTCGTGGATTTGAAGGTGGAAAATTTGCAATGAGTTCCAACAACAGCTTTGTGTCTCTGAAAATCAGTGGAGTGAATGAGTCTGACTCTGGACTGTATTTCTGTGGATTCTATGTAAACAAACATACAATCATTGGAGATGTTACACAACTGATCATTAAAGGTAAGATCCTGATCATGTCTGATCTCTTCCTATGTATCAATTTAAGAATGTCCTCCATGATTCTTCATTACAGGCGA GAACATGCGAGCATGGACCTGCTGACTGTGATCCTGGCTGCTCTGACTGTCCTCCTCTCTGCAGTCATTGTTGTTCTGGCTGTAAAATTCAGGAAACTTCTCACAG CTGTacgaaaagaagaagaaaacacaaag AATCGGGACTCGGATGATCTGAACTACGCTGCTCTGAGTTTCCAGCAGAAAGCAAAGAGAGGCGGCAGGTCTCCATCGGAAAGAGAGCTGCAGCCACATGTGCTGTATGCTGCCACTCGGTAG
- the LOC112139513 gene encoding uncharacterized protein LOC112139513: MQLCVILSGFFHLSAVVWAGAVKQDTGVRSVTVGENVTLQCFYEKIIAMHLSWYQQTLGGRPELLSFFYKYDDPSKVDHWLKRNPRFSLQKEEGFNHLHISDVQLSDSATYFCGSSHTNMVEFGDGVFLSVKEKSQTEIIVQEPTSEIIPSGGSINFSCTVHTGNCGEGHTVCWFRHGSQTGVLHTQRKHCRPVAAPGPPSWSCTYSLQKKNLNFSDAGTYFCVVASCGKMLFGSGTEVMVRNPDGGQAAQISVLVQLSVIRTGILLLFIISCVIFLRKNNASP, translated from the exons ATGCAGCTGTGTGTGATCCTGTCTGGATTTT TCCATCTGTCCGCCGTGGTCTGGGCTGGAGCAGTCAAACAGGACACTGGTGTCCGATCCGTCACTGTCGGGGAAAACGTGACGCTGCAATGCTTCTATGAAAAGATAATCGCGATGCACTTATCCTGGTACCAACAAACCCTCGGAGGAAGACCTGAGCTCCTGTCTTTCTTTTACAAATACGATGACCCGTCTAAAGTGGACCACTGGCTGAAGAGGAACCCTCGATTTTCTCTGCAGAAGGAGGAAGGCTTCAATCACTTACACATCTCTGACGTGCAGCTCTCAGATTCAGCCACTTATTTCTGTGGAAGCTCGCACACCAACATGGTGGAGTTTGGGGACGGCGTCTTTCTGAGCGTTAAAG AAAAAAGCCAGACAGAAATCATCGTCCAGGAGCCGACGTCGGAGATCATCCCATCTGGTGGCTCCATCAACTTCAGCTGTACGGTTCACACTGGGAACTGTGGGGAAGGACACACTGTCTGCTGGTTCAGACATGGCTCTCAAACGGGGGTCCTCCACACCCAGAGAAAACACTGCAGACCTGTCGCTGCTCCAGGACCTCCTTCGTGGAGCTGCACCTACAGTTTGCAGAAGAAGAACCTGAACTTCTCTGATGCTGGGACCTACTTCTGTGTTGTGGCCTCCTGTGGGAAGATGCTGTTTGGGAGTGGAACCGAGGTGATGGTCAGAAATCCAGATGGAGGCCAAGCTGCTCAGATTTCAGTTTTAGTCCAGCTATCTGTCATTAGAACAGGGATTCTTCTGCTTTTTATCATCAGCTGTGtgatttttctcagaaaaaataatgcaaGTCCATAA